The Pelosinus sp. IPA-1 genome contains a region encoding:
- a CDS encoding phosphate propanoyltransferase encodes MMEKTVMDEVVKQVMQVLSKTTLLEEKKGIPVGVSNRHIHLSAEHIEILFGSGHTLTRQKDLKQVGEFAAAETVTMVGPKGVIRGVRVLGPVRKNTQVEISRTDGFSLGVVPPLRDSGDIAESAGITIVGSHGAVTLTEGLICATRHIHMHTDDARRFGVSDGERVKVEIGGSRGASFKNVLVRVHPDFRLEFHIDTDEANAVNLKSGDEVTLSRCEEV; translated from the coding sequence ATGATGGAAAAGACAGTAATGGATGAAGTTGTGAAACAGGTAATGCAGGTCTTGTCAAAAACGACCTTGTTAGAGGAAAAGAAAGGCATTCCTGTAGGCGTATCCAATCGCCACATCCACCTCTCTGCCGAGCATATTGAGATATTGTTTGGTTCTGGCCATACGTTGACGCGGCAAAAAGATTTGAAACAAGTTGGAGAATTTGCTGCTGCGGAAACGGTTACTATGGTTGGGCCTAAAGGTGTAATTCGTGGTGTTCGGGTATTAGGACCAGTGCGCAAGAATACGCAGGTTGAAATTTCCCGTACAGATGGATTTAGTCTTGGGGTCGTGCCACCTCTGCGTGATTCAGGCGATATAGCAGAATCAGCTGGTATTACGATCGTTGGTTCTCATGGCGCAGTGACCTTAACGGAAGGGTTGATATGCGCAACCAGACATATTCACATGCATACAGATGATGCTCGGCGTTTTGGTGTTTCAGATGGAGAACGGGTCAAGGTTGAAATTGGCGGTTCGCGGGGAGCTTCCTTCAAAAACGTGTTAGTACGTGTACATCCAGATTTTCGTCTGGAGTTTCATATTGATACGGATGAAGCGAATGCTGTCAATCTGAAAAGTGGTGATGAAGTGACTCTATCGCGATGCGAGGAGGTATAG
- a CDS encoding BMC domain-containing protein: protein MKRAIGLLELKNITKGILAADAMLKAANVEILMAQAMCPGKYVVMVAGDVGAVQSAVRSGTAVSGCENVVDEFILPNLHDSVFPALTGCTDVKEIQALGIIESYSVASAIVAADIAAKSADIKLIEVRLARGMGGKAMVTLTGDVGAVTAAIRAGGNAIKDTGFLVDQLVLPAPHNALHKVLF, encoded by the coding sequence ATGAAACGTGCTATAGGCTTATTAGAGTTAAAAAACATTACAAAGGGTATTTTAGCGGCGGATGCTATGTTAAAAGCTGCTAATGTTGAGATACTCATGGCCCAAGCCATGTGTCCAGGTAAGTATGTTGTAATGGTTGCCGGAGATGTAGGGGCGGTACAAAGTGCTGTTCGGAGTGGGACAGCGGTCAGTGGCTGCGAGAATGTAGTAGATGAATTTATTTTGCCAAACTTACATGATAGTGTTTTTCCAGCATTAACAGGATGTACAGATGTGAAAGAAATACAAGCCTTGGGAATCATTGAAAGTTATTCTGTTGCTTCGGCAATTGTAGCTGCTGATATAGCAGCAAAATCTGCAGATATAAAACTAATCGAAGTTCGACTGGCTAGGGGTATGGGTGGTAAAGCAATGGTCACATTAACTGGTGATGTAGGGGCAGTAACTGCTGCCATACGTGCAGGAGGTAATGCCATTAAAGATACTGGGTTCCTAGTGGATCAACTTGTTTTGCCAGCGCCTCACAATGCATTACACAAAGTTTTATTTTGA
- a CDS encoding MIP/aquaporin family protein, which yields MATPFLGEFLGTTTLIIFGNGVVANSLLKGSKAEGAGWLNIIAGWAVAVLMGVFVSVSLGGQGDLNPAVTFAKMLNGGYAVSEAVTLMILQIAGGTLGGCITWLFFRGHWEITEDKGIKLAVFCTGPAIRNYSQNLLCEIIATVMLIFPVFAMFSKNVGAMSPGYGPYMVAVLIFGIGACLGGTTGYALNPARDLGPRIAHAICPIAGKGDSDWSYSWVPVVGPMIGGFVAFALSKGVGIL from the coding sequence ATGGCAACTCCGTTTTTAGGGGAATTTCTAGGTACTACGACACTTATTATTTTTGGTAATGGTGTCGTCGCGAACTCATTATTAAAAGGTTCCAAGGCAGAAGGTGCTGGTTGGCTAAATATTATTGCTGGCTGGGCAGTAGCAGTGCTAATGGGTGTTTTTGTCTCTGTTTCATTAGGTGGGCAAGGCGATCTTAATCCAGCAGTAACATTTGCAAAAATGTTAAACGGTGGTTATGCGGTATCAGAGGCAGTTACTCTTATGATTCTGCAAATAGCTGGTGGTACTCTTGGTGGTTGTATTACTTGGTTATTCTTTCGTGGACACTGGGAGATTACAGAAGATAAGGGCATTAAGTTAGCGGTTTTTTGCACTGGACCTGCAATTCGCAATTATTCTCAGAACCTGCTTTGTGAAATCATTGCTACTGTCATGCTCATATTTCCTGTTTTCGCTATGTTTTCTAAAAACGTGGGGGCAATGAGTCCTGGCTATGGCCCTTATATGGTTGCTGTTTTAATCTTTGGTATCGGCGCTTGTCTCGGAGGTACAACTGGGTATGCCTTAAATCCTGCCCGTGATCTTGGACCTCGTATTGCACATGCCATATGCCCCATTGCTGGTAAAGGAGATTCCGATTGGTCCTATTCCTGGGTACCTGTAGTTGGCCCTATGATTGGTGGATTCGTCGCATTTGCTTTATCAAAAGGTGTTGGTATTCTCTAG
- the eutM gene encoding ethanolamine utilization microcompartment protein EutM — protein sequence MRGEALGMVETKGLVGAIEAADAMVKAANVILVGYEKIGSGLVTVLVRGDVGAVKAATDTGAAAAQRVGELVSVHVIPRPHTDIEKILPKVDESL from the coding sequence ATGCGTGGAGAAGCTTTAGGAATGGTCGAAACAAAGGGTTTAGTAGGTGCTATTGAAGCTGCTGATGCAATGGTTAAAGCGGCTAATGTAATATTAGTAGGTTATGAAAAAATTGGATCTGGTTTAGTAACCGTTTTAGTTCGTGGTGATGTAGGGGCAGTAAAGGCTGCTACTGATACAGGTGCAGCAGCAGCACAAAGAGTTGGCGAATTGGTGTCTGTTCATGTAATTCCACGTCCTCATACAGATATCGAAAAGATTCTTCCTAAGGTTGATGAATCTTTATAA
- a CDS encoding EutN/CcmL family microcompartment protein, with protein MWVGRVVGTLVATPKDESLTGSKLLFVQPMKFYEDQRRNPVVAVDTIGAGTGETVLVVEGSSARHLLGRPNAAVDSAIIGIIDSIELNKELLEE; from the coding sequence ATGTGGGTAGGAAGAGTGGTAGGTACATTGGTGGCTACGCCTAAAGATGAAAGTCTCACTGGCAGCAAATTGCTGTTTGTGCAACCTATGAAATTTTATGAAGATCAAAGACGAAATCCAGTTGTAGCTGTAGATACCATTGGTGCTGGTACAGGTGAGACTGTACTCGTTGTTGAAGGCAGTTCAGCCAGGCATTTACTTGGTAGACCCAACGCAGCAGTAGATTCTGCTATCATTGGAATTATTGATAGTATCGAGTTAAATAAAGAGTTACTCGAGGAGTAA
- a CDS encoding glycerol dehydratase reactivase beta/small subunit family protein yields MLPDRIKPCVLIYIFPHSDGDKKIREVQAGMEEEGIPCSIMSSNESDEITLAYQAASASKLGVGIGIGSKNLCIHYAKLPAKQPLFALNAAGTPAQWRHFGYNAARLVKGIPFKNQPSEDVGSQIIDSKALYQIVYKIVHKVLLEGAEDHGEVKAWSKTR; encoded by the coding sequence ATGCTGCCAGATAGAATTAAACCTTGTGTGCTAATCTATATATTTCCTCACTCCGATGGTGATAAAAAGATTCGGGAGGTACAGGCTGGTATGGAGGAAGAAGGAATACCTTGCTCCATTATGTCTAGTAACGAATCAGATGAAATCACTCTAGCGTATCAGGCCGCTTCTGCTTCAAAACTTGGAGTTGGAATTGGAATTGGATCAAAAAATTTGTGCATTCACTATGCTAAATTGCCTGCAAAGCAGCCTTTATTTGCTTTAAATGCTGCAGGAACTCCTGCGCAATGGAGGCATTTCGGTTACAATGCGGCACGTTTGGTGAAGGGAATTCCTTTTAAAAATCAGCCTTCCGAAGATGTAGGTTCTCAAATTATAGATTCGAAGGCCCTGTATCAGATCGTTTATAAAATCGTCCATAAAGTTCTTTTAGAAGGTGCCGAAGACCATGGGGAGGTGAAAGCATGGTCAAAGACGCGGTAG
- a CDS encoding diol dehydratase reactivase subunit alpha, giving the protein MAIVAGVDIGNSTTEVCLAAIDSTKVTQFLASSIVKTTGIKGTLANVPGIIIALEEALSKSKMQLTELSEIRLNEATPVIGDLAMETITETIITESTMIGHNPSTPGGVGLGVGQTVLFSQLNSLVAGDKVICIIPQGIDFEDAASGLNLALSRGIDIQGAVVRQDDAVLIANRLQKAMPVVDEVTMIEKVPIGMLAAVEVAEAGQTIRTLSNPYGIATVFNLSADDTKMVVPIARALIGNRSAVVVRTPQGDVKARTIPAGFITVFGQKGKADIDVESGANKIMETVERVQPVLDVQGEAGTHVNGMLERVRQVMSELTEQPLADMKIQDILAVDTFVPQKVQGGLAGEFALENAVALAAMVKTSRLPMQQIANKLTQELGVKVVIAGVEANMAIRGALTTPGTDKPLAILDMGGGSTDAAIITRDERVMSIHLAGAGDMVTMLINSELGLNDFDLSEDIKKYPLAKVESLYHIRLEDGTVRFYEQHLKPEVFSRVVILKDGDMVPIPSSHPLDKIRHVRREAKKRVFVTNALRSLARVAPTGNIRHIEFVVLVGGSAMDFEVGDMVTDALAEYSIVCGRGNIRGSEGPRNAVATGLVLSYLDREA; this is encoded by the coding sequence ATGGCTATAGTTGCAGGTGTGGATATTGGCAATTCTACGACAGAGGTTTGTCTGGCTGCTATAGATTCAACAAAGGTCACTCAATTTTTAGCAAGCAGTATTGTCAAAACAACAGGAATAAAAGGTACATTGGCCAATGTACCCGGAATTATCATTGCGCTAGAAGAGGCTTTGAGCAAATCAAAGATGCAGTTAACTGAACTATCTGAAATCCGATTAAATGAAGCAACTCCAGTTATTGGTGATTTGGCAATGGAGACAATTACAGAAACCATTATTACTGAATCGACTATGATTGGACATAATCCTTCTACACCAGGCGGCGTAGGTTTAGGAGTAGGGCAAACGGTTTTATTTAGTCAATTAAACAGTCTTGTAGCTGGAGACAAAGTGATTTGTATTATTCCACAAGGCATTGATTTTGAAGATGCAGCCAGTGGTCTTAATCTTGCATTATCAAGAGGCATAGACATTCAGGGAGCTGTTGTCCGTCAAGATGATGCAGTTTTGATTGCCAATCGATTGCAAAAAGCAATGCCGGTAGTAGATGAAGTCACGATGATTGAGAAGGTTCCTATTGGAATGCTAGCAGCAGTAGAAGTGGCTGAGGCAGGGCAAACCATTAGAACGTTGTCAAACCCTTATGGAATTGCAACTGTATTTAATTTATCAGCCGATGATACGAAAATGGTGGTGCCAATTGCTCGTGCCTTGATTGGTAACCGTTCCGCAGTTGTTGTACGTACACCGCAAGGCGACGTAAAGGCAAGAACTATTCCAGCTGGATTTATTACTGTTTTTGGACAAAAAGGCAAAGCGGATATTGATGTGGAATCAGGAGCCAATAAAATCATGGAAACGGTGGAAAGGGTGCAACCCGTCCTTGATGTACAGGGAGAAGCCGGAACTCATGTAAATGGGATGTTAGAGAGAGTTCGTCAGGTAATGAGTGAACTTACTGAGCAACCTTTGGCAGATATGAAGATACAGGATATCTTAGCCGTTGATACTTTTGTCCCACAAAAAGTACAAGGTGGATTAGCTGGAGAGTTTGCACTAGAGAATGCTGTAGCTTTGGCGGCCATGGTAAAAACAAGTCGTCTTCCTATGCAGCAAATAGCGAATAAGCTTACCCAGGAATTGGGGGTTAAGGTTGTCATTGCGGGCGTAGAGGCAAACATGGCTATCAGGGGGGCATTAACCACTCCTGGTACGGATAAGCCATTAGCTATCCTAGATATGGGTGGCGGCTCTACGGATGCAGCTATTATTACTAGAGATGAACGGGTTATGTCTATTCATTTAGCTGGAGCTGGTGACATGGTTACCATGCTCATCAATTCAGAGCTAGGGCTAAATGACTTTGATTTATCGGAAGATATTAAAAAGTATCCCTTAGCAAAAGTCGAGAGCTTATATCATATACGGTTAGAAGATGGAACAGTACGCTTTTATGAACAGCATCTTAAACCGGAGGTTTTTTCTCGTGTGGTAATTCTAAAAGATGGTGACATGGTTCCTATTCCTAGTTCTCATCCATTAGATAAGATTCGCCATGTAAGAAGAGAGGCAAAAAAGAGGGTATTTGTAACCAATGCACTTAGGTCTCTTGCTCGCGTGGCACCTACAGGCAATATTCGTCATATTGAATTTGTTGTCTTGGTAGGCGGATCGGCTATGGATTTTGAAGTAGGGGATATGGTAACCGATGCATTGGCTGAATATAGCATTGTTTGTGGCAGAGGAAATATTCGAGGTTCTGAAGGTCCACGTAATGCTGTAGCCACTGGGCTGGTATTGTCCTATCTTGATAGAGAGGCGTGA
- a CDS encoding cob(I)yrinic acid a,c-diamide adenosyltransferase, with the protein MMKVYTKTGDEGQTSLLSKQRVFKDHARVDAYGTVDEANAAMGLGKSLITNLPWAVETIQHIQVELISLNADLATENLAVADYRITQDHVTRLESIIDSLEQKRIPQHYFVTPGTCSASAALDLARTMVRRAERCVVRLKRTEKVTPPVSLYLNRLSDVLFVLARCVEQEELIAEVKNKVLLALKGEQTNCTGEEQGNVLNKAKKMIALAEQKAMDIGVPMVIAVVDVGGNLVAQHRMDGALLASVSLALDKAYTAVALKMPTHEVAPLVTPGNPLFGLHTANGGRFIAFGGGFPIIVNGNIVGGLGVSGGAVDEDMIVAKAGLAIG; encoded by the coding sequence ATGATGAAAGTATATACAAAAACAGGGGATGAGGGACAAACCAGCCTGCTGAGCAAACAGCGGGTTTTCAAAGATCACGCACGAGTTGATGCCTATGGTACGGTGGATGAGGCAAATGCCGCCATGGGATTGGGGAAGTCCCTGATTACTAATTTACCTTGGGCTGTTGAAACAATTCAGCATATACAAGTGGAATTGATATCCTTAAATGCAGATTTGGCAACAGAAAATTTGGCGGTTGCCGATTATCGTATTACCCAAGATCATGTTACGAGATTGGAGTCAATCATTGACTCCCTAGAACAAAAACGGATTCCACAACATTATTTTGTAACACCGGGAACTTGCTCGGCAAGTGCAGCACTAGACCTTGCTCGTACAATGGTACGGCGTGCAGAGCGTTGTGTTGTTCGGCTCAAAAGAACAGAGAAGGTTACACCGCCAGTATCCTTATACTTGAATCGTCTTTCTGATGTGTTGTTTGTGTTAGCTCGCTGTGTTGAACAAGAGGAACTAATCGCAGAAGTTAAGAATAAGGTGTTACTTGCCTTAAAAGGTGAACAGACCAATTGTACTGGTGAAGAGCAAGGAAACGTATTAAATAAAGCAAAAAAAATGATAGCTCTAGCAGAACAAAAAGCAATGGACATAGGAGTTCCTATGGTAATTGCTGTAGTTGATGTGGGAGGAAATCTAGTAGCGCAGCATCGTATGGATGGTGCATTGTTAGCTAGTGTTTCCTTGGCCCTAGATAAGGCTTATACTGCAGTTGCGTTAAAAATGCCCACTCACGAAGTTGCTCCCTTAGTAACCCCAGGAAATCCATTGTTTGGGCTTCATACGGCTAATGGTGGCAGATTTATTGCCTTTGGCGGTGGTTTCCCCATTATAGTCAATGGAAATATAGTTGGTGGTTTGGGAGTAAGTGGTGGCGCGGTTGATGAAGATATGATAGTTGCTAAAGCTGGTCTAGCTATAGGTTAA
- a CDS encoding 4Fe-4S dicluster domain-containing protein: MRDEIVAAVKASGVVGAGGAGFPTHIKINASVDTVIANGAECEPLLRAHQHIMAAESMKMVLGLKTVMLATGARKGYIGLKRKYEEATNNLRAAIKQMGEEEIELFFLPDIYPAGDEQVLVHEVTGKIVPEGGIPLHVGVVVANVETLVNVANALEGKGVTDKYVTVGGAVCHPVTVKVPIGMKVQELIDLAGGSLVHPYAIIDGGPMMGKLIELDAPVTKTTGGILVLPIDHSLILQKNTPWQMIANRAKSVCCNCLACTEACPRHLLGHSLEPHRIMQAIGRGQIGESEIFSRAFLCSECGACDTYGCTMGLSPRRVNGELKKELAKAGIKNLHHNKPQEVHGSREYRLIPTKRLTARLGISQYDVKAPLSEKEISVQEVRLPLSQHIGAPAEAIVKVGDKVVKGELIAKIPEGAAVGANLHASLSGEVFIVDKSIGIRKA, from the coding sequence ATGCGTGACGAGATTGTTGCTGCGGTAAAAGCATCAGGAGTGGTGGGAGCCGGGGGAGCCGGTTTCCCCACTCATATCAAGATAAATGCAAGTGTTGATACCGTAATTGCCAATGGCGCAGAATGTGAGCCCTTACTTAGAGCACATCAGCATATTATGGCAGCAGAAAGTATGAAAATGGTATTAGGCTTGAAAACGGTAATGCTAGCTACAGGTGCTAGAAAAGGCTATATTGGCTTAAAGCGTAAGTATGAAGAAGCCACAAATAATCTTCGAGCTGCTATAAAACAAATGGGCGAAGAAGAAATTGAACTGTTTTTTTTACCAGATATTTATCCAGCAGGGGATGAGCAAGTACTGGTACATGAAGTAACAGGGAAAATTGTCCCAGAAGGTGGTATTCCATTACATGTAGGAGTCGTAGTTGCTAATGTGGAGACATTAGTTAATGTTGCAAATGCGCTAGAAGGCAAAGGTGTAACAGATAAGTATGTAACGGTTGGTGGCGCTGTATGTCATCCTGTAACGGTAAAAGTACCGATTGGTATGAAAGTGCAGGAGTTGATTGATTTAGCAGGCGGATCCCTTGTACATCCCTATGCTATCATTGATGGCGGGCCTATGATGGGGAAATTAATTGAACTCGATGCGCCTGTTACGAAAACTACAGGAGGCATCCTTGTTTTGCCGATAGATCACTCTTTAATATTGCAAAAAAATACACCATGGCAGATGATCGCGAATCGGGCAAAATCAGTATGTTGTAATTGTCTGGCGTGTACAGAAGCCTGTCCTCGTCATTTATTAGGGCATAGTTTGGAGCCTCATCGCATTATGCAGGCCATTGGTAGAGGGCAAATTGGCGAATCAGAAATCTTTTCGAGAGCATTTTTATGCTCCGAATGTGGGGCATGTGACACTTATGGTTGTACCATGGGACTATCACCTCGTAGAGTGAATGGAGAATTAAAAAAAGAGCTGGCTAAAGCTGGAATAAAGAATCTTCATCACAATAAACCGCAAGAGGTTCACGGGAGTCGTGAATACCGCTTAATTCCTACCAAAAGATTGACTGCTCGTCTGGGGATTTCTCAGTATGATGTGAAAGCACCACTCAGTGAAAAAGAGATTAGTGTACAGGAAGTTAGGTTACCGCTTTCACAGCATATTGGAGCACCGGCAGAGGCAATTGTAAAAGTAGGAGATAAGGTTGTAAAAGGGGAACTAATCGCAAAGATTCCTGAAGGTGCAGCTGTAGGAGCCAATCTACATGCTAGTCTTTCAGGAGAAGTATTTATTGTAGACAAAAGCATCGGCATCCGAAAGGCTTAG
- a CDS encoding BMC domain-containing protein — protein sequence MVKDAVGLIEIVGLAAALEAADAAVKAANVELIGYELTKGGGLVVVKLSGNVGAVKAAIEAGKMAGSKVNKVWATHIIPRPHGELSCMLLTKETVGLAKKQPVAEVIEPAKAKQSETLLVSNEVEVEVEASIETESQLVKGELEEHESETNKLPPVLEKQKKVSDYCNLCGDPACPRIKGDPKITCIHYERNNKEAE from the coding sequence ATGGTCAAAGACGCGGTAGGTCTCATAGAAATTGTCGGATTGGCTGCTGCTTTAGAAGCGGCTGATGCAGCTGTTAAAGCAGCTAATGTTGAATTAATTGGCTATGAACTGACAAAAGGCGGGGGACTCGTAGTCGTTAAATTAAGTGGTAATGTTGGGGCAGTTAAGGCTGCAATTGAAGCTGGTAAGATGGCTGGTAGTAAGGTAAATAAGGTATGGGCTACTCACATTATACCTAGACCCCATGGAGAGTTATCTTGCATGCTGCTTACAAAAGAAACGGTAGGTTTAGCTAAGAAACAGCCTGTGGCTGAAGTAATAGAACCTGCAAAAGCTAAACAAAGCGAAACTTTACTTGTAAGCAATGAAGTTGAGGTAGAAGTGGAAGCTAGCATTGAAACTGAAAGTCAGTTAGTAAAAGGAGAGCTAGAAGAACATGAGTCGGAGACCAACAAATTGCCACCTGTTCTAGAAAAACAGAAAAAAGTTTCCGATTATTGTAATCTTTGCGGTGATCCTGCTTGCCCTAGAATAAAGGGAGACCCTAAGATCACTTGTATCCATTACGAGAGAAATAATAAGGAGGCGGAATAG
- a CDS encoding aldehyde dehydrogenase EutE, with the protein MSLDQALIEKITSEILAKMQVEKVQSCQEDGIFETVDEAVAAARIAYEQLRKLSLEKREKLIQAIRDASYENAEILAKMAVEESGMGRVADKIIKNQMAALKTPGTEDLTTTAWSGDQGLTLVEMGPYGVIGAITPTTNPTETVICNGIGMIAAGNSVFFSPHPTAKNTSIWIIKLLNKAIVKAGGPNNLLTSVAEPSITAANAMMKHPGINMLVATGGPGVVKAVLSSGKKAIGAGAGNPPVIVDETADIEKAARDIIAGCSFDNNLPCIAEKEVIAIGSIADELINYMQKYGAYLISGSAIERLLEVVMTVKEEKMAEGCTEKPKKSYGINKDYVGKDAKYILSKIGIDVPDSIRVVLCETPADHPFVIEELMMPILPVVQVKDIDAAIELAVKVEHGNRHTAAMHSKNVDNLTRFAKAVETTIFIKNAPSYAGIGVGGEGFITFTIAGPTGEGLTSPRSFTRQRRCVLVDAFSII; encoded by the coding sequence ATGAGTTTAGATCAAGCATTAATTGAAAAAATAACATCAGAAATATTGGCAAAAATGCAAGTGGAAAAAGTTCAATCTTGTCAAGAGGATGGAATTTTTGAGACTGTTGATGAAGCCGTAGCAGCAGCTCGAATTGCATATGAACAGTTAAGGAAGTTATCACTAGAAAAAAGAGAAAAACTAATCCAAGCAATTCGGGATGCATCTTATGAGAATGCAGAAATACTGGCTAAAATGGCAGTAGAAGAATCTGGAATGGGAAGAGTTGCAGATAAAATCATTAAGAACCAAATGGCGGCTCTGAAAACCCCAGGAACTGAAGATTTGACTACGACTGCTTGGAGTGGTGACCAAGGTTTAACCTTAGTTGAAATGGGACCTTATGGAGTGATTGGTGCCATTACGCCAACTACAAACCCTACAGAAACAGTAATTTGTAATGGAATCGGCATGATTGCTGCTGGCAATTCTGTATTTTTTAGCCCGCATCCTACGGCAAAAAATACTTCTATTTGGATTATAAAATTATTAAATAAGGCCATTGTAAAAGCTGGCGGTCCTAACAATCTATTGACATCAGTAGCTGAACCTTCTATTACGGCAGCCAATGCTATGATGAAGCACCCAGGAATTAATATGCTAGTCGCAACAGGTGGTCCTGGCGTTGTTAAGGCCGTTTTGTCATCTGGTAAGAAAGCCATTGGTGCAGGAGCTGGAAATCCTCCTGTTATTGTTGATGAAACTGCTGATATTGAAAAAGCCGCCAGAGATATTATTGCAGGTTGCTCCTTCGATAATAATTTACCTTGTATTGCAGAAAAAGAAGTCATTGCTATAGGATCTATCGCTGATGAACTCATCAACTATATGCAAAAATATGGTGCCTATTTAATCTCTGGTTCTGCAATAGAAAGACTTTTAGAAGTTGTCATGACAGTAAAAGAAGAGAAAATGGCAGAAGGTTGTACAGAAAAACCCAAAAAATCATATGGCATCAACAAAGACTATGTTGGTAAAGATGCCAAATATATATTAAGTAAAATTGGAATTGATGTGCCAGACAGCATTCGTGTTGTTTTATGTGAAACCCCAGCAGACCATCCATTTGTTATTGAAGAATTAATGATGCCTATACTACCTGTTGTGCAAGTCAAAGATATTGACGCTGCAATTGAATTGGCTGTTAAAGTAGAGCATGGCAATCGCCATACGGCAGCGATGCATTCTAAAAACGTGGATAATCTTACTCGGTTTGCCAAAGCGGTAGAAACAACTATCTTTATTAAAAATGCTCCTTCTTATGCCGGAATTGGTGTAGGCGGAGAAGGGTTTATTACATTTACCATTGCCGGTCCTACTGGTGAAGGTTTAACTTCCCCTCGTAGTTTTACCCGTCAAAGACGCTGCGTTCTTGTTGATGCGTTTTCCATCATCTAG
- a CDS encoding flavoprotein, translated as MDNEKLVQLVTLEVMRQLKQKPAAIQEDVALAEHKALAIFTGGTIGFEQGLAEIKKIQNLNFSVTVVLSAAAEQIMGIDRIKAELGSHTTIVTAHSTYPGDVLREAELVLVPVLTQNTAAKLAHTLSDTMISTLILQGLMMGKPVVAALNAADPMDSWRLQANMGKASPGLLKALRTNLQKLAGYGIQLVQVTALAEEGQKLLGRKNKTSAAGLANKKSVLDAVAIKNAAANGAKSITVSWGTIITPLAKDVAREYGVEIILEQ; from the coding sequence GTGGATAATGAAAAGCTGGTGCAACTTGTTACGTTAGAAGTTATGCGCCAATTAAAACAAAAACCTGCGGCTATACAAGAAGATGTTGCTCTGGCTGAGCATAAAGCTTTGGCCATTTTTACTGGTGGAACAATTGGCTTTGAGCAGGGTTTGGCAGAGATAAAAAAAATACAAAATCTTAATTTTTCGGTAACAGTAGTCTTATCTGCAGCGGCTGAACAAATTATGGGAATTGATCGTATTAAGGCAGAATTGGGCAGTCACACAACTATTGTTACTGCCCATTCCACTTACCCTGGCGATGTATTACGGGAAGCCGAACTTGTGCTTGTTCCAGTGCTTACCCAGAATACGGCAGCGAAGCTGGCTCATACTTTGTCGGATACGATGATTTCAACTCTGATTTTACAAGGTTTAATGATGGGAAAACCAGTAGTAGCAGCCTTGAATGCGGCCGACCCAATGGATAGTTGGCGATTACAGGCTAATATGGGAAAAGCATCACCTGGACTGCTAAAAGCTTTACGTACAAATTTGCAAAAGCTAGCAGGCTATGGCATACAGCTTGTTCAAGTGACTGCTTTAGCAGAGGAAGGTCAAAAATTATTGGGCCGCAAAAATAAAACGAGTGCAGCTGGTTTGGCAAACAAAAAAAGTGTACTGGATGCGGTTGCAATAAAAAATGCTGCAGCGAATGGTGCTAAAAGTATTACAGTTTCTTGGGGAACCATTATTACTCCATTAGCGAAAGATGTTGCCAGGGAATATGGTGTTGAGATTATATTGGAACAGTGA